The genomic segment GTTGTTGAACCTCGGGTCGAACTCGCTGATCACCGGCAGGACTTCCCACCCGAGCGAGATTCGCAGAGCCTCCGCcaggtccctcgcggcgttttTGTTAAATCGCACCCCGTCCACGTAGCTCAGCGACCATCGGCCGTTCGTGGGGGCGTCCCTCGACGCCACCCTCACGTTCACcacctcgtcatcgtcccaAAACAGCAACTCCACGTCGAACGTCCCGAGATCCCCGCCAGCcgtgtcgacgtcgccgcgagccacagctgtgtcgacgtcgccgccagctgtgtcgccacccgcgacgagcctcaCGTacccggcggcttcgtcgtacgcggcgaccctgacggcggtcgccgagatcgaacccgcgcccgcgtcgtccgcgccgaacaCCTTACCGACCAGACCAACCcccatcccgccgccgccgcgcgatggcgcgccgCGTATGGGCGGCTTGGGCGGAAGCGAGTCGCGGCCCCCACCCCTGATGAAGGCACCCGTTGCGCCGACGATGAACTCGGCCACCTCGCGCTTATCGCGGCCGTAGACGTCGAtggaggcgccggcgtcggcgccgggcgaggcTTCGCCCGCGATTCTTCCCGtctccgcgccggtggcgacggcgacgagcctcctcatcgcggtcgcgcggtcTCCGGGGTAGGCCCACGGCGCCGTGAAGTGGTACTCATCGTCGTCCTGAGACGACACGCACGCCTCGGTCTCCGGGGGACAGCTGTTCAGGAGGTcgttgacgacgccgacgcatTCCGGGCAGTCGCCCACGATCGgctcgctcgtcgacgcgatggcggatgggtcgcggacgtcgccgacggacgccgccgccaggacgatggaggcgagcgcgacgcgcctggAGGGTTGTTGGGACGTttgggacgcgacggcggtgacgtccgAGATCCTatcgccgcccgacgcggccgccggggtgctccgcgcggcgcgtttcGCGGTGCGACGTCGCGATACGATCCGCACgggatcgacgccgagccccgAGCGCtccagcgacgcgccgatggTCGACATCCTCGCCCTGAAGTGTTGGAGGGGGCGCGAGATCTTGCCAATATATTCCGACGCTGATCTCACAGCTGTGCAAAGCAGGCGACTGGAGCTGCCCCGATTTTAAACGAGGCGGGTGACAGCCCCTCCGCCGGGAGcacatcgcgtcgcgcccgggagGGGGGGGTtgccgggcgacggcgagggttCGGGTCGGGCCGCTATGTGGGACctcgaaggcgacgacgtcgtcccggAGAGCCCGCGGATGCGCGCGTGCCGCGGAGGGTTGGATCTCGGGCGGTCCGAGGTGCCGTCGACGAAGCGCTCGCCGGCCGGTCGCCATCGCCCGCTCAGGGACGTGACCAACGCGACGCACGAGcccgatgacgtcgtcgccgagtccacggatgaggacgacgacgaggacggcgatcatcgcggcggcgtgggcgtcgtgATGGgagcggcgatggacgcgcggcgcctgGCACGACAGCGGCGAGAGGGCGATgtcaccgtcgtcgacgacgaggtggtcATCGTGCACGAGACGATGCTCGCGgaccacgacgccgacgcgaccgcggaaGACGATCCGCTGGCacggttcgccgccgccccgattCCCACGGAGGACGACCCCGgacccgccaccgcggcccCGACGAGGCGTCAGAATAATCTTCGCCTTCGTCCAAACGCGAAGaagaggctcgcggcggcggcggcgcgacgtcgcttcgcgtccgacgattcgaacgacgacgattcgtgcgacgacgacgtccgcgatcgcgcccctccgccgtcgaacgGCGACCCtccccctcgcgccgaggacttcgacgcgggcggcggcgacgatgacgacgacgcgaggttcgaggttgacgacgcgccggtgtcgGAGCACAGCGACGGGAGCCAGGAGCGGACCGCCGGGGTCAAGGGCCTCCGGATGACCGAGCTGCTCGGTGACGGGTACGGGAAGGGcatgcggcggcggcgaggcgagggcggggcgaggttgaccgtcgcggacctcatcgcggcgcgacgcgggaggaaGCCGTTGCTCGACCCTCCCAGCAgcgacgaagaggaggaggaggaggatgccaGGAAGGGGGATGCCAGGGAGGAGGATGCCAGGAAGGAGGATGCCAGGGAGGAGGATGCCAAGGAAGGGAATGTCAGGGAGGATGTCAGgggggatgacgacgacggggaggaggacgattGCGACGCGtatgacgacgacgaattTTCCGCGTTTTCGAGGCCGCCCATGGACCAGGAGGCGGAcatccgcgccgacgacggtcgcgtcttcgccgaggagttgctcgccgcggcgcggccgagggcGGAGCcccgggacgccgcgagccaccggcggcgccggcggcgacagggACGCCTGGACGCGTTCCTGTCCATGAACGACGACAAtaaggaggaggaggaggaggatggggaggatGGGAAAGATGCGGCCGCGAGGCGAACAAgaccggcgcgcgacgcggcgacgaactcGTCCgctccgtcgacgcgcaccgCCGTGCACGATGCGGATGaacccgcgcgacccgcgcccgcgccccggcgcTTCCCGCACACCCTCGACTCGGGATCCATGATCAACGCCGACGAGTTTAACGACGCGGGAACAACCGCGGACGGGGAGAGGACGCTTCGAGTCGCGTGCGCCCTGTTCAAggcgggacgtcgcgccgacgggaccgcgacgcccgcaCCCACCCGCGCGGAATCGATCGagtggcgacgcgcggtgtCGTTTTATacgagcggcgacggttcATCTTCTGTCTTtacgggcggcgacgcgacgaaaTCGAAAGGCGCGTTTTGGCGCGCGCTTCGGCGaatcgtcgcggacgcgttcgacgacgacgagcggacGGGCGAGCGTCACGACCTAGACGAGCGTtacgacccggcggcggcggctgacgcgGAACGGGGCGGGGATCCATCGATCGCGTGCCAAGGCGACCGACTCTTCGaatcccccgccgccgcgcaggcgcggcggggcgagctCGGGTGGGAGCTCCTctttcgcgccgccgcgacgtggcgcgcggcgggtctcgaGACGGCGGATGGGGATGACGCCAACGGGGAGGACGCGTGGTCCAAACACGCGTGGGACCTGGTCTCGGATGTACTCGCGCGATCTCCTCTTCCCACGCCGTTTggttcgtcgcgcgcggagcccGAGGGGATCGAAAAGGGAGCGAGGCTTCGAGAATGGCGACatcggacggcggcgggttcaggTCCCCGGGGGGAATCGATCCGTCCGTTGGACGACGGTGGATTCGATCCGagggcgtacgccgccgccgtcgccgaccgcgtcgcgacgctcgtaCGGGAGTGGCCCTACTGTCGGGGCGGCTCGAGTTCGCCGGTTTGGGAGCTGTGGCGGCGTCTCTTCGTCTCCTCAGGAGGCGTTTCAGCCGttacgacgacgtcgaaggaACCGCGGATCGAcccggcgggcgccacgTGGCCGTTGCCTTCGCGGACAGACGACGggatcgcgcgggcggcggtgtcgacgcgcggcgggatcgatcgcgcgatcacgacgacgtgcgcgtgtTGCGACCTGGCGACGCCGGATAACGCGCTACGCACGGCCGACGAGTTAGGTTCAGGTTCACGCGGACCTGGTGCGTGGCTCGTCCCGTCGAATGGCGCGTGCGCTCGAGCTACGcgagcgctcgcgtcgcacctcGCCAAGGCTCCCGAGGCGAAGGACCTCAAGAGGGacctcgggcgcgcgctccagTCCGCCTCGCTGCTCCACGCGGTCAAGGAGCACCGCGGTAAAACGTCTATGCACTCTCTCGCTGCCGAGGGTGGGTGTGTTGGCGCGGGTTCTCGGAGGGttgtcggaggaggaggaggagggttgtttcgagcggcggggggcgcttCGCTGCGGCTcaccccgctcgccgccgacctcaGGCACAGGgccgcgacgcacgtgctcctcttcgccgcgtgcctcgacgcgggcgcgatcgaccAGGCGGGCGTGTGcctccgccagctgtgcgcgccCTTATCCTGCTCGAACAAGGGTTCGAACTGCGCGctgccggcggcgtcggcggacccggccgctcgagccgtcgccgtcagAGCCGTCgggtgcgcggcggacgcgtggaTCCAACGCGGCTCGTCGTTGAACGAGGCGGTTCTCCAAAAAAACGGTCAGAAAACGCACCTGGGGCGGCTCGCCAgggagggcgaggcggcgctcgcggcgctcgccgccgaggctgttcgcgcgcgggaggacgccgccgaccgccgccgttctTCTTCGTCCTCCCTCGAGGatggcgaaggcgtcgcggcggcgcacggggcggtggtggcggaggcagcggaggcggcggcgtggatgcacgcggcgctggtatcgtgcggcgcgtgccagaggggcgccgccgccgcgcaggcgcgctTCTGCGAGCCGGAGCTGTTTCGCGCCGTGGGGGCCGGCGTCGAGTCCTCCAAAggaaacgacgacgcccgggtggacgacgagcgatATTCGGCTGGGTGTTGGCGGTCCCGGCTCTTCGCgcagcgcgccctcgcggcgctcctcgcgccgggcccgccccacctcgcgacgacgtgcgcgaccCGGGGCGTACACGagacgctcggcgacgccctggcGCTgtgggcgctcggcgcggggtcggATGCGCGAgccggcggatccggcgcgctcgcgtcggcgctttTTTCtcaccccgcggcgatggagctggcggagggcgcgccgccgtcagggccgggcgccgcgcgcgtgctcaGGCTCAGGCGGgcgatcggcgacgcggccggtgGACTTTGGGAAGGCGACGATCatccgacgcgacgcgcgcttcgcggcgcaACCGGGGCGGGGTTCGACCTGCTCAATCCGACGGGTTCGCAGCTGGATGCTTTTTtccgctcggcgccgggtaGCTTGGCgagccgcgaggagggcgagttTCGGgtgagcgccggcgcgctggtGTCTAGGCAGATGCGCGCGtacggcgtcggggcgtgggggtgcgcgatggcgtgcgcggcgaggctgccgcgcgcggcgcgtgtcTCGCACGACGAGCTCTCCTCGGTTGGTGGATTTGCGGCAACGAACGGCGGAGTCGGCGCGgaccttcgcgccgcgaggcacgcgTTGGCGTCCTGCGCGGCCGGGACGGTGCGATGGCTCGTTGACCTCATCGCGCGACTCCCCGTGGGCGAGATCCCGGGTTCGATACCCCGCGGGGTCGAGAggatcgtcgcggaggaacccgtgctcgccgcgacggcgccgcatCCGTGCCCGGCGAGATCCCCCGCGTGGGGGGGTTggaccgttacgaccgttacgaacgttacgaccgccgccgccgcctccgactcgctcggcgcgcgggtcgccgcgctgctccaccgcgacgggggcccgcgggggtcgacgtgcgcggcgattgtcgccgccaccgccaagcgcttcgccgtcgtccgcgacgcctccgtcgacAACCCCACGCGCGGCTCCCCCgcatccgccgtcgtcacgCCCTCCGGCACCCGGgatttcgccgccgccaccgcgggacTCATCGAGGgggtcctcgacgacgacgacggcggcgccgtcgcgcatctcgccgcggcgctcgtcgagccGGACGTCCcagcgctcgccgcgcaaTTTTTCGCCTCTGAGCTCCTCCCGCGattcctcgcgcgcgagctccggggCACGTCGCAGCGACGGTGCGCACGAATCTGGCtcaccgccatcgcgctcctcgagcggctcgcgcgggagcccgagcccgatcCCGATCCCGATCccgatcgaggcggcgtctCGCCTCTTGGTGTTTGCGCCGTCCTGAACGACGtcctgcccgcggcggcgacggcgatgctcgagctcgtggtGAGCTCGTGCGGGGACGGGCTCGACCAtcaggcgacggcggcggcggcggcgctgttCGAGTACGtgggcgcgaggctcgaagaggcggcggcccggGACGACGTGATTGGTCGAGGCGTCACGACCCCGGCTCCGGTTCCGTCGGTAGCCGCGTCGGTGGtagccgcgggcgaggacggcggagAATCGAGACGAAAgaagaggcggcggatgatGGATACTTCGGGGCCGGTGGGGCGACggaggccggcgccggcggcgacggcggttgGATACTTCCCGTttccgggggcggcggcggcggcgtcctaTTTCCCGTTCCCGGGAGCCCCCGCGGTTACCCCGGCGGAGAAGCAGgaggaagacgacgaggacgacgaggacgacgaggacgttgAAGACCATGAGGACGAAGTGAGCGTGCAGGAGAgggcccgcgcggacgcccagGCTCTCCGCTGGCGCCTCCAATCGAccaagcgccgccgcgccgacgaagtCGCctgcgccttcgccgcctcgggtgCCGCCTCGGGTCCGtgcacgagcgacgcgttcaaactcctcgcgtcgtgcgtcTCGTGCGCCACGGCCGTCgtgtgcgtcgtcgccctcgccgcgcccgtcacggATTCcccgaccggcggcggcggggcgttcCGACACATGTCCGGCGCCAccgagcgagcgcgggaaATTTCCCGGCACAGGCTACAATTGCAACGCGAGTTGAAGCGGTGCCGAGGGGAAgtcgaggcgcacgcgacggagctgacgcggcggaggttcgGGTGCGGGCTTCGCTCGGCGCCCAACCCGCCGGTTGGGTCGTACGggcggggagcggcggcgggcggggagaTCTTCTGGGGCGCCGAGGGGCCGGTTCCGAGGGGGGCGCATCGCGTGAACGAGCTCTGGTCCGAGCCCCGATCGCGActggcgttcgcgtcggacgcggcgtgttcgctgctcgcgagggcgtcgcgcgtctgTTCGGGTGTCGGGGCGGGCGTTGGGGCGGGTGTTGGGGCGTCGTCAGGCGGGTCGGAACGGCGGGGGTTCgaacgggcgacgcgcgatctactcgtcgccaaggctggcgcgttggcgagcgcggcggcgttgctcgccgagccggaggcgtcgacggcggcggggtcgaagCGCGTTCCCGCGctggtcgacgcgctcgggaggtgcggcgtcggcggcggttcgggcTTACGGGAGAGGCTgccacctcgcgcggcgtcgtccggggcgaacggcgggttcggcggggTGGGGGGGCGGGCTTcctccctccgcggcgggggtgtcTCGTCGGTTCGACCCGAgacgcgccctcgcggggctGGAGGGTCCGGGGTTGCGTTCCGGCCGTTCGGgtcacgcggcggcggcgcgagacggCACTGACGGGGACGTGGTAGTCATCgttcgttcgccgcgttAAAAGAATAGACTAGAATGTTCGAGAAGTGTTCGAGAATGTCACCACGGCATCTCCTCGCCTTCCCAGCTGAGGAACTTGCCGCTGTCCTCTGGTTTGAGGTTGGCCACGACGTCGATCATTCCCCGCACCACCTGCTCGGGCTCCAGCGGCGGCTTCACCGTCCCGCCTCGGCTGCCCATGTCCGTGTTCACCCACCCCGGGTCGATGCTGACGACTTTCATCGCCTtgtccggcgcgcgcgccctgagctccgcggcgcagcACGCGGTGGTCATGTTCAGCGCAGCCTTGGTGGAGCGATAGATGACGTCCTGGGTGAGCGTGTTGAAACCGCCGTTCGCCACCCGCCCGATGCTCCCGAGGCCGCTGGAGACGTTCACGAtggtggcgtcgtccgcgaggtgaGGGAGCACCGTCTCCACCACCCGCACGGCGCCCATGACGTTCGTGTCGAACGACGTTCGCCACGCGTCGTAGTCGACGGTGCCCAACGAGCAGTCCCTGCCGAGCGCCACTCCGGCGTTGTTGAACACGATGTCGATCttctgcgcgacgccgtccatCTCCTTGATGCGATCGAGGTCCTGGAGGTGCTCGTGCAGGTCTCCGAACGATCCGGGATCGGTCACGTCCAGCGGGACGAGCTCGTAGGAGACGTAGTCGACGGTGAAGCATCGCAGGAGGTCCATCGATTTGTCCGGAtctcgcgcgcacgcgatgacgtgaccgccgcggccgtagTTGCCGCGCCCGACCCTCAGCAGGTACTGCTTGACCAGCTCGAGCCCGATGCCCCGGCTGGCGCCGGTGATGAGCACGCAGAGCGTCTTATCGCGCTTCTCCGCCACGACCATCGAGGATGGTGGATGCCGCGCGAGTGGATATTGGCGCGACTTTAGTACGACGTTTGGGACATTTGGCGGGACCAACGTGGACATCCGATTTTACTTTCAAAACCACGGTCAATTTTGAAAGCAGTCATGTGTTAAATTGCATTTTGTCTATCAAATCACCGATCAAGCCAAAACGACATCAGACGGAGAGGGGTCTGCGCAGAAGCTGGGGGAGATCTCGGAAAAATTGGCGCGCCAGAGCCAGACCGTGTGCCAGCGAGGCAAAGTGCCTTTTGAAAACCGGttccgggggcggggcgatcTTACACGCGGCGCACACGCGGTGCATCCCAccgcacgcgcgtcgcacgaTATGCACGGTATCGCGACCGTCCCacggccggcgccggcgccggcgcgtcaccggcgccggcgcgtcgaccgggcttcggcgcgcgccagagcgacggcgccgggggggcccctcgggggcgacggtgAAAATATCTCCGAGTTCAAGACTCCCTTTTTCAACGACCGCGgcccctcgacgccgatgccCACGTCCGATCAGGTGCGGCTGTTCTgcctcgaccgcgacggcgtgatAAACAaggacgtcggcgtgcccggcgtcgtcgacgtggacgacttcgagctcctccccgaggcggcgcgcgcgatccggtccctcaacgacgcgggcgtgagCGTGTGCGTGGTGACCAACCAGACCGCGGTGGGCAAGGGACTGCTTCCCGAGTCCACGTTGAACGAGGTCATCCACCCGGCGATGCGCCGAATGCTCCacgacgaggccggcgcgtccatcggGTCCATCTTCTACGCCATCAAGCCGAGGGACGTGCCGTGCGATCGTCgcaagcccgcgcccgggatgCTCGTCGAGGCGATGAACGAGCACGGCTGCATGGACGTCTACTACGGGTGCATCATGGTCGGCGATACCGTGACGGACATgcaggccgccgcgagggcgggcgcgagacgcgcgctgGTGTGCACGGGGCACGGGGAGGccatgggcgcggcgctggcggcacGGAACGTGGAGCTCCCGTGCAGGATATCGATGCGTTGCGACGACCCGACGATGTCTTTTCCAGACGAGTGCTTCCCGATGGACGTCTACGCGTCGCTGGGGCACTGCGTGGACTGCGTGCTCGCGGAATCGTCGTACCAgtggagcgcgagggccgTGTACGACAGTCTGACGCAGTGAGACATGCGTCGTCTTTAGTCCTCACCTGGGAAGTTAGTACGCGTTGTTTTTGTAACGATTTGTTGTAGCTGGTGATGTTCAACTATAGCAACACTAACGTAGCGCTGTTCCCTAGTAGAAAGCAAACtcacgcctcctcctcctcctcggaggGCTTGCCCTTGAGCCAGGTGGCGAAACCGTCGAAGAGCTCGCCCTCGTAGTTGGACTCCTTCTTCATGCCCTCGTAGAACGCCTGGCCAACCTTGGATCGCGCGCCCGCAgtcttcttcgccttggcggcggaggatgcagcctccgccttggcgcgcaTCTCCGCGGCAACCTTGGCGTAGGGGTTGAGCCTCTCCATGGCGGACTTGTTCTTGAGGGGGTTCCTCTtgagcggcgcgtgcgcgcgagtCTTGCCCTCCTTGGGCGCGTTGATGGCGGACTGAATCTCGTCGCTGTTGATGACGCGGGAGAGGTCGGGCATCGCCATGATGTTCGCGGGGGGCTTCCAGCCCTTCTTGGCGCTCGACTTGACCGCGGAGGTTCCGTAGATGGAGTCGAGCTTCTCGAAGGCGGACTTGGTCCAGATGATGAACCTGCCGACGTgaccgccgggcgcgagggtgaggagcccgaggcggtCCACGGAGCACAGCTCCACGCCCGGGATGTTCCTCATCGCCTTGGTGATGCCCGAGTCGTTGGCGTAGACGACGAGCGGGCCCTTGCGCTGGACGTAGCGGCGGTTCCTCATCTTACCCTTACCGGAGCGAAGGTTGCGGGACGCCTTGACcttctcgacgtcggcgtagGCGCCAACCTCCTG from the Micromonas commoda chromosome 15, complete sequence genome contains:
- a CDS encoding predicted protein, which gives rise to MPTSDQVRLFCLDRDGVINKDVGVPGVVDVDDFELLPEAARAIRSLNDAGVSVCVVTNQTAVGKGLLPESTLNEVIHPAMRRMLHDEAGASIGSIFYAIKPRDVPCDRRKPAPGMLVEAMNEHGCMDVYYGCIMVGDTVTDMQAAARAGARRALVCTGHGEAMGAALAARNVELPCRISMRCDDPTMSFPDECFPMDVYASLGHCVDCVLAESSYQWSARAVYDSLTQ
- a CDS encoding predicted protein, translated to MWDLEGDDVVPESPRMRACRGGLDLGRSEVPSTKRSPAGRHRPLRDVTNATHEPDDVVAESTDEDDDEDGDHRGGVGVVMGAAMDARRLARQRREGDVTVVDDEVVIVHETMLADHDADATAEDDPLARFAAAPIPTEDDPGPATAAPTRRQNNLRLRPNAKKRLAAAAARRRFASDDSNDDDSCDDDVRDRAPPPSNGDPPPRAEDFDAGGGDDDDDARFEVDDAPVSEHSDGSQERTAGVKGLRMTELLGDGYGKGMRRRRGEGGARLTVADLIAARRGRKPLLDPPSSDEEEEEEDARKGDAREEDARKEDAREEDAKEGNVREDVRGDDDDGEEDDCDAYDDDEFSAFSRPPMDQEADIRADDGRVFAEELLAAARPRAEPRDAASHRRRRRRQGRLDAFLSMNDDNKEEEEEDGEDGKDAAARRTRPARDAATNSSAPSTRTAVHDADEPARPAPAPRRFPHTLDSGSMINADEFNDAGTTADGERTLRVACALFKAGRRADGTATPAPTRAESIEWRRAVSFYTSGDGSSSVFTGGDATKSKGAFWRALRRIVADAFDDDERTGERHDLDERYDPAAAADAERGGDPSIACQGDRLFESPAAAQARRGELGWELLFRAAATWRAAGLETADGDDANGEDAWSKHAWDLVSDVLARSPLPTPFGSSRAEPEGIEKGARLREWRHRTAAGSGPRGESIRPLDDGGFDPRAYAAAVADRVATLVREWPYCRGGSSSPVWELWRRLFVSSGGVSAVTTTSKEPRIDPAGATWPLPSRTDDGIARAAVSTRGGIDRAITTTCACCDLATPDNALRTADELGSGSRGPGAWLVPSNGACARATRALASHLAKAPEAKDLKRDLGRALQSASLLHAVKEHRGKTSMHSLAAEGGCVGAGSRRVVGGGGGGLFRAAGGASLRLTPLAADLRHRAATHVLLFAACLDAGAIDQAGVCLRQLCAPLSCSNKGSNCALPAASADPAARAVAVRAVGCAADAWIQRGSSLNEAVLQKNGQKTHLGRLAREGEAALAALAAEAVRAREDAADRRRSSSSSLEDGEGVAAAHGAVVAEAAEAAAWMHAALVSCGACQRGAAAAQARFCEPELFRAVGAGVESSKGNDDARVDDERYSAGCWRSRLFAQRALAALLAPGPPHLATTCATRGVHETLGDALALWALGAGSDARAGGSGALASALFSHPAAMELAEGAPPSGPGAARVLRLRRAIGDAAGGLWEGDDHPTRRALRGATGAGFDLLNPTGSQLDAFFRSAPGSLASREEGEFRVSAGALVSRQMRAYGVGAWGCAMACAARLPRAARVSHDELSSVGGFAATNGGVGADLRAARHALASCAAGTVRWLVDLIARLPVGEIPGSIPRGVERIVAEEPVLAATAPHPCPARSPAWGGWTVTTVTNVTTAAAASDSLGARVAALLHRDGGPRGSTCAAIVAATAKRFAVVRDASVDNPTRGSPASAVVTPSGTRDFAAATAGLIEGVLDDDDGGAVAHLAAALVEPDVPALAAQFFASELLPRFLARELRGTSQRRCARIWLTAIALLERLAREPEPDPDPDPDRGGVSPLGVCAVLNDVLPAAATAMLELVVSSCGDGLDHQATAAAAALFEYVGARLEEAAARDDVIGRGVTTPAPVPSVAASVVAAGEDGGESRRKKRRRMMDTSGPVGRRRPAPAATAVGYFPFPGAAAAASYFPFPGAPAVTPAEKQEEDDEDDEDDEDVEDHEDEVSVQERARADAQALRWRLQSTKRRRADEVACAFAASGAASGPCTSDAFKLLASCVSCATAVVCVVALAAPVTDSPTGGGGAFRHMSGATERAREISRHRLQLQRELKRCRGEVEAHATELTRRRFGCGLRSAPNPPVGSYGRGAAAGGEIFWGAEGPVPRGAHRVNELWSEPRSRLAFASDAACSLLARASRVCSGVGAGVGAGVGASSGGSERRGFERATRDLLVAKAGALASAAALLAEPEASTAAGSKRVPALVDALGRCGVGGGSGLRERLPPRAASSGANGGFGGVGGRASSLRGGGVSSVRPETRPRGAGGSGVAFRPFGSRGGGARRH
- a CDS encoding predicted protein, coding for MSTLVPPNVPNVVLKSRQYPLARHPPSSMVVAEKRDKTLCVLITGASRGIGLELVKQYLLRVGRGNYGRGGHVIACARDPDKSMDLLRCFTVDYVSYELVPLDVTDPGSFGDLHEHLQDLDRIKEMDGVAQKIDIVFNNAGVALGRDCSLGTVDYDAWRTSFDTNVMGAVRVVETVLPHLADDATIVNVSSGLGSIGRVANGGFNTLTQDVIYRSTKAALNMTTACCAAELRARAPDKAMKVVSIDPGWVNTDMGSRGGTVKPPLEPEQVVRGMIDVVANLKPEDSGKFLSWEGEEMPW
- a CDS encoding predicted protein, whose product is MSTIGASLERSGLGVDPVRIVSRRRTAKRAARSTPAAASGGDRISDVTAVASQTSQQPSRRVALASIVLAAASVGDVRDPSAIASTSEPIVGDCPECVGVVNDLLNSCPPETEACVSSQDDDEYHFTAPWAYPGDRATAMRRLVAVATGAETGRIAGEASPGADAGASIDVYGRDKREVAEFIVGATGAFIRGGGRDSLPPKPPIRGAPSRGGGGMGVGLVGKVFGADDAGAGSISATAVRVAAYDEAAGYVRLVAGGDTAGGDVDTAVARGDVDTAGGDLGTFDVELLFWDDDEVVNVRVASRDAPTNGRWSLSYVDGVRFNKNAARDLAEALRISLGWEVLPVISEFDPRFNNGKRLWFEKALSPFVDPSVMDAPRGGKGPYSR
- a CDS encoding predicted protein, which produces MPAALPTVAVQGSADTVQLPEVFLSPIRPDIVNAVHTGLNKNNRQAYAVNKRAGHQTAAESWGTGRAVSRIPRVPGGGTHRAGQGAFGNMCRGGRMFAPTKTWRRWHRRVNLKQKRYAVCSALAASAVPSLLMARGHHVESVPEVPLVLDDSSEAITKTAKAVKLLQEVGAYADVEKVKASRNLRSGKGKMRNRRYVQRKGPLVVYANDSGITKAMRNIPGVELCSVDRLGLLTLAPGGHVGRFIIWTKSAFEKLDSIYGTSAVKSSAKKGWKPPANIMAMPDLSRVINSDEIQSAINAPKEGKTRAHAPLKRNPLKNKSAMERLNPYAKVAAEMRAKAEAASSAAKAKKTAGARSKVGQAFYEGMKKESNYEGELFDGFATWLKGKPSEEEEEA